The proteins below come from a single Chryseobacterium sp. MA9 genomic window:
- a CDS encoding polyprenyl synthetase family protein, which translates to MANIVEEIKRPINDEMKLFEQKFYESMQSKVALLDKVTRFIVTTKGKQMRPMFVFLCAKLVGEVTEKTYRGASMIELIHTATLVHDDVVDESFKRRNFFSINALWKNKIAVLVGDYLLSKSVLLSTDHKDYDLLGVISRTIREMSEGELLQLEKARKLDITEDVYYEIIRQKTATLIAACCEIGVLSNNADEVLAKKMMDFGTFTGMAFQIKDDLFDYLSSNVIGKPVGIDIKEQKMTLPLIHTLKIADEKNRKYYFDTIKRYNNNPKRVKELIEFVKSSGGLEYAITVMKDFQQKAKDLLNEFPDSEARKSLHSMLDYVIERKF; encoded by the coding sequence GTGGCAAACATTGTAGAAGAGATTAAACGACCGATCAATGATGAAATGAAACTTTTTGAACAGAAGTTTTATGAATCAATGCAGAGTAAAGTAGCTTTATTAGATAAAGTAACCCGTTTTATTGTTACCACTAAAGGAAAGCAGATGCGCCCGATGTTTGTATTTCTCTGTGCCAAACTGGTGGGTGAAGTGACTGAAAAAACGTACCGAGGTGCGTCTATGATCGAACTGATTCATACTGCAACTCTTGTACATGATGATGTTGTAGATGAAAGTTTTAAACGTCGTAATTTTTTTTCAATCAATGCTTTATGGAAGAATAAAATTGCAGTTTTGGTAGGGGATTATCTTTTGTCAAAATCCGTATTATTATCTACAGACCATAAAGATTATGACCTGCTTGGGGTAATTTCCAGAACGATCCGCGAAATGTCAGAAGGAGAACTTCTTCAGCTGGAAAAAGCGAGAAAACTGGATATTACTGAAGATGTTTATTATGAAATTATTCGCCAGAAAACAGCTACTCTTATTGCTGCCTGCTGTGAAATAGGAGTTCTTTCCAACAATGCAGACGAAGTTCTGGCTAAGAAAATGATGGATTTCGGAACCTTTACAGGAATGGCATTTCAGATTAAAGATGACCTTTTCGATTATTTAAGTTCAAATGTGATCGGAAAACCCGTAGGAATTGATATTAAAGAGCAGAAAATGACTCTGCCTTTAATTCATACCCTGAAAATAGCTGATGAGAAGAATAGAAAGTACTATTTCGATACCATAAAACGTTATAACAATAACCCCAAACGTGTAAAAGAGCTTATAGAATTTGTTAAAAGTTCCGGTGGATTGGAATATGCCATTACGGTAATGAAAGATTTCCAGCAGAAAGCAAAAGATCTTCTGAATGAGTTCCCGGATTCTGAAGCAAGGAAATCGTTACATAGTATGCTGGATTATGTAATTGAAAGAAAGTTTTAA